From the genome of Streptacidiphilus sp. PB12-B1b:
CGGCGCGGACCTCGAAGCCCTCGCCCTGCGGCCCGGCAGCGAGGCTGCCGCCGAGCGCGGCGACCCGCTCCCGCATCCCGGCCAGCCCGCTGCCGGAGCCTCCGGCGCGCGGCCCGCCGCTCGCCGACAGCGGGCCCGGATCCGCCACCCGCACCCGCAGCCCGCCCTTCGCGTACGCGACGACCACGTCGGCGCTGCGGGCCGAGGAGTGCCGGATGATGTTGGTCAGCGCCTCCTGGACGATCCGGAACGCCGCCAGCCCGACGCCCTGCGGCAGCGCCGCGGGCTCACCCTCGGTCCGCAGCCGCACCGCCAGCCCGGCCGCCGCCGCCTGCCGGACCAGCTCGTCCAGCCGCTCCAGGCCGGGCGCGGGCGTGCGCGGCGCGGCGCTGCCCGGGGCGCGCAGGGTGCCCAGCACCTGGCGCACCTCGCCGAGCGCGTCCTTGCTGGTCCGCTTGATGGTGGTGAGCGCGGTACGGGCCTGCTCCGGGTCGCCGTCGAGCAGTTCCAGGGCCACCCCGGCCTGGACGTTGATCAGCGAGATACTGTGCGCCAGGACGTCGTGCAGCTCCCGGGCGATGGCGATGCGCTGCTCGTCGGCGATCCGCTGCTCCCGCTCGGCCCGCGCCTGCCGCCACTGCTCGCGGTGCTCGGTGCGCGTCCGGATCACCTCGGCCACCAGCACCACCAGCAGCAGCCAGGCCAGCAGCGCCAGTTCGGACGGCCAGACGAAGCCGTCCCGGGCGATGGTGACGCCCAGGAACACCGCGTACAGCACGCCGTACGACACCCAGGCCGCCCGGCGGTGGCCGGTCAGCACGGCGCCGACGAAGCCGACGACGACGCTGAGGAACACCGGCCCGTACGGGAACCCCACGATCAGGTACGCCGCGCCCACCGCCGCCGTACCGGCGCAGACCGCCACCGGCAGGCGGCGGCGCAGGACCAGCAGCAGCGGGCCGAGCAGCAGCAGGGCGTAGCCGAGCGGGTCGAGCGGGTGCCGCGACGACTGGCCGTGCTGCGCCACCCAGTGCGTCCCGGCGACCTGCGCGAACGCGATGACCAGCGCGGTCGCCACCGGGCTGCGCCGGGAGCCCCCACCGCGCCGGGAGCCCCACGGGCCGCCGTCCAGGTGCCGGTCCGCGTCGTCGCGGTCGTGCGCCCGCCCGCGGTCGCGGCGGCGCCGCTGCCGCG
Proteins encoded in this window:
- a CDS encoding sensor histidine kinase; translated protein: MTWDGDGAEHGAPPRQRRRRDRGRAHDRDDADRHLDGGPWGSRRGGGSRRSPVATALVIAFAQVAGTHWVAQHGQSSRHPLDPLGYALLLLGPLLLVLRRRLPVAVCAGTAAVGAAYLIVGFPYGPVFLSVVVGFVGAVLTGHRRAAWVSYGVLYAVFLGVTIARDGFVWPSELALLAWLLLVVLVAEVIRTRTEHREQWRQARAEREQRIADEQRIAIARELHDVLAHSISLINVQAGVALELLDGDPEQARTALTTIKRTSKDALGEVRQVLGTLRAPGSAAPRTPAPGLERLDELVRQAAAAGLAVRLRTEGEPAALPQGVGLAAFRIVQEALTNIIRHSSARSADVVVAYAKGGLRVRVADPGPLSASGGPRAGGSGSGLAGMRERVAALGGSLAAGPQGEGFEVRAELPLRAPNTSDEPHPPRENR